From one Dermacentor variabilis isolate Ectoservices chromosome 3, ASM5094787v1, whole genome shotgun sequence genomic stretch:
- the LOC142575850 gene encoding uncharacterized protein LOC142575850: MAIPRRLALPVALILAAVVAACLIPLAESRALTIKKRAAFYIANDTVCNVDGVLYRSGDPIPTEDPCETCKCRPPGFACTLRECEVRPNCKAVRREGQCCPEYHCGCQQDGKFYKDGEVVPSPQSPCYVCYCQGSSISCSLVACQFRGDCEPRYVDGECCPRYDHCPPTEDPLSTTTVQLPWSPFTSPRTTGRFFTTRFQPTTIPGAGLSTHVPGGSTKHGVTRFEPTTVPGVGSSSRAPGGITKDGVLITRTAYPTSTDSTRTTERIHPEQTAFPSSLYDDLSSPQPVPDVTNPVKRYTTHLPPPEETEGTTGAAGGALASDSVKPLDAAVQSQDVDDKLKSTADKDATESTVAAGGNDEGSRPVTRHILPATIVPAAAVPVVPAVLPEVGPVVIANVPVQPVVTTVGLGTVHPTAPGTVLHVPGDVGATQGTGIPGAAVAGGAYATSTGTVVGGAEHSGTAPADQTNQHAAADTAATTSTSVGDATHIEAGGDSTIHDGASSPTVAATSERPNGASTTGAVTDASTATAAPDSGAAAAAPIDTAVVGGVQAGVDSTSHTGVTLDSHSGGMDCTNATSGVSTDSGIGVTATAGVQAEGTAHTTPEGVTASQTQIPDVASPSKETTVNSDSTDATSTVAENVPDGTATHMAEAGAGEATDLSSGADASSTAGHQSESDAPAGATATTGSDSTPPLMLADAAPAPVAGDSSSAASSTDSTPGTTAGDAASAMTSGDAAPATTSGEATPATTSGDAAPATTSGDAAPLTTSGDAAPATASGDAAPATASGDAAPATVFGDAAPVASVDAAPATASGDVAPATASGNTASGTVSGDVAPATASGDATPATVSADAAPPTASGDAAPATASGDASPATASGDAAPATASGDAAPATASGDAAPATASGDATSATVPGDVGSATAPGDAATATTSADAAPVPVSGDAAPALTLGDATSTPALGDAVNAPSSGESIPATSAGDSAPAATTGDSVPATTGDSTLAMGTGESSLATTTGDSATSNTAGDSVSAATAGDSAPGSEVTSNPTSNLFNMPDVTTGSLSAVGHDESATPTAVTSGADQTTETTPTPSSGSDASSEAAPASTDSSTGSAGADSTKDDASTTASPSSGMEAGSATFEGQGSVQGGEVGSGSIDVTPAPPASSEGTTPAAGPSPSLTEEKATEQDSSSESSAMKPAEEGASETTTTAGLAVPEAGSATTGVESVTPSSTEAAAAGESQPSTPAPAAEEHPLGDEPHRDEGAVESTEASKKEDEPATDAPAFTPVDEHPQGDAPVVPEVKTEENEAVPPKDSTESSVPQRDEKSNDVSDSASHDDSTTPADQGPTPDALGAGSGADSTSSAAPKSEDTTMSENVEREQHPEGESDATTAQPQETPTTTTEAPHHDVDDDSGRTPVTETPIVPEEAHTVSPDNEGEKPEASTEPPQNDAPPHDEATPGDSGAPHDDGAAPGTTVPVEGAGGGDLPPADAAPTTPEPAPEPAPQPAPAPKPSGGNGGGAHGHEHKPHVHHDYGGRVPPTIEQLLAQLSPDTRRQYELDHGIVSKPSGGEPPAHGGDEGAHGASPGESGHEQPPTSEGPAVDSDASGSDSDVLGARPPKSEDNGGSKPADGDQATPASNSGDNQPEATTPAPGDANGAGHGGDDASGSGDGVHGAGGDEDTQTNEVTDAPKATEFPTRYTTTQAPAPAGGDDHRDDATTEAAPSAAAGADASGSSNGHKGEPCGDGAGVKSEDATASRTNDPIVQLVKAGIPDLHLDGAEPHRDRRRSGRRAH; encoded by the exons TGTGCAACGTCGACGGCGTGCTCTACCGGAGCGGCGACCCCATCCCCACGGAGGACCCGTGCGAAACGTGCAAGTGCCGTCCACCTGGCTTCGCCTGCACGCTGCGCGAGTGCGAGGTGAGGCCCAACTGCAAGGCGGTCCGCCGAGAGGGCCAGTGCTGCCCGGAGTACCACTGCG GCTGCCAGCAGGACGGCAAGTTCTACAAGGACGGTGAAGTGGTCCCCAGCCCGCAGAGCCCGTGCTACGTGTGCTATTGCCAGGGCAGCTCCATCAGCTGCTCCCTGGTCGCTTGCCAGTTCCGGGGCGACTGTGAGCCGCGATACGTGGACGGCGAATGCTGTCCACGCTACGACCACTGCCCGCCAACAG AGGACCCACTGAGCACCACAACCGTCCAGCTGCCATGGTCACCCTTCACGAGTCCGCGCACGACGGGCAGGTTCTTCACCACGCGGTTCCAACCGACGACGATTCCCGGTGCGGGCCTGTCCACCCACGTCCCTGGTGGAAGCACGAAACACGGCGTTACGCGCTTCGAACCAACGACAGTTCCTGGTGTCGGCTCGTCCAGCCGTGCTCCCGGCGGAATCACAAAGGATGGTGTGCTGATTACACGGACCGCCTACCCAACGTCCACTGATTCTACGAGAACCACTGAGCGCATCCACCCGGAGCAGACTGCGTTCCCCAGCTCGCTGTACGATGACTTATCTTCCCCGCAACCTGTTCCTGACGTCACCAACCCCGTGAAGAGGTATACGACTCACCTTCCACCACCAGAAGAAACAGAAGGCACCACCGGCGCTGCAGGCGGAGCGCTGGCCTCCGACTCCGTGAAGCCACTGGATGCAGCCGTGCAGAGTCAGGACGTTGACGACAAGCTCAAGTCGACAGCGGACAAGGATGCTACTGAATCTACTGTTGCAGCCGGTGGCAACGATGAAGGGTCTCGCCCTGTCACGCGGCACATTCTCCCTGCAACCATTGTGCCTGCTGCAGCAGTTCCCGTAGTTCCAGCCGTGCTCCCAGAAGTGGGACCAGTTGTGATCGCCAACGTTCCTGTTCAGCCAGTGGTCACAACTGTCGGGCTTGGAACTGTTCATCCGACCGCCCCCGGAACTGTGTTACATGTTCCTGGGGATGTTGGGGCGACTCAGGGCACCGGGATACCAGGAGCAGCAGTAGCGGGAGGAGCCTACGCCACGTCTACCGGCACCGTCGTAGGGGGAGCTGAGCATTCTGGAACTGCGCCTGCGGATCAAACCAATCAGCATGCTGCGGCCGACACTGCTGCAACCACGAGTACATCAGTCGGAGACGCTACACACATCGAGGCAGGCGGTGACTCCACAATTCACGACGGCGCGTCCTCTCCAACGGTCGCGGCTACTTCGGAGCGGCCAAACGGTGCTTCCACCACTGGCGCAGTAACCGACGCttcaacagcaacagcagcacccGACAGCGGTGCAGCCGCTGCCGCTCCCATTGACACTGCCGTTGTGGGTGGCGTCCAGGCTGGTGTTGATAGCACGAGTCATACAGGCGTTACGCTGGACAGCCACTCTGGAGGAATGGACTGCACTAATGCCACTTCTGGCGTGTCTACCGACAGCGGAATTGGAGTAACGGCGACAGCAGGTGTCCAGGCCGAGGGAACCGCTCACACTACACCAGAAGGCGTTACGGCTTCGCAGACACAAATCCCAGACGTTGCCTCCCCTTCAAAGGAAACCACTGTCAACTCGGACTCAACTGACGCTACCAGCACGGTAGCAGAAAACGTCCCAGATGGGACTGCCACTCACATGGCGGAAGCCGGTGCCGGTGAAGCCACTGATCTATCTTCTGGCGCTGACGCTAGTAGCACGGCTGGACATCAAAGCGAAAGCGACGCCCCTGCTGGAGCCActgcaacaacaggcagcgattcTACTCCTCCACTCATGCTAGCTGATGCTGCCCCTGCACCGGTTGCTGGTGACTCTTCGTCTGCAGCGAGTTCGACCGATTCTACACCAGGCACGACTGCTGGCGATGCAGCCTCCGCAATGACTTCCGGTGATGCTGCCCCAGCAACGACGTCCGGTGAAGCCACCCCAGCAACGACTTCCGGTGATGCCGCCCCAGCAACGACTTCCGGTGATGCCGCCCCACTAACGACTTCCGGTGACGCTGCCCCAGCAACTGCTTCCGGTGACGCTGCCCCAGCAACTGCGTCCGGTGACGCTGCCCCCGCAACGGTTTTCGGTGACGCTGCCCCAGTTGCTTCCGTAGACGCGGCCCCAGCAACTGCTTCCGGCGACGTTGCCCCAGCAACTGCTTCCGGTAACACTGCCTCAGGAACTGTTTCCGGTGACGTTGCCCCAGCAACGGCTTCCGGTGACGCTACCCCAGCAACGGTTTCCGCTGACGCTGCACCACCAACTGCTTCCGGTGACGCTGCCCCAGCAACTGCTTCCGGTGACGCTTCCCCAGCAACTGCTTCCGGTGACGCTGCCCCAGCAACGGCTTCCGGTGACGCTGCCCCAGCAACGGCTTCCGGTGACGCTGCCCCAGCAACGGCTTCCGGTGACGCTACCTCGGCAACTGTTCCAGGCGACGTTGGCTCGGCGACGGCTCCAGGCGACGCTGCCACTGCAACCACTTCCGCCGACGCCGCGCCAGTGCCAGTTTCCGGCGACGCTGCCCCTGCACTTACTTTGGGTGACGCCACCTCTACGCCTGCCTTGGGCGATGCGGTCAATGCACCGTCTTCTGGTGAATCTATCCCCGCAACCAGCGCCGGAGACTCTGCGCCAGCAGCCACAACCGGTGATTCCGTCCCAGCGACAACGGGGGATTCTACACTTGCAATGGGTACTGGTGAATCTAGCCTAGCAACTACAACCGGTGACTCTGCCACGTCAAACACAGCCGGGGATTCAGTCTCGGCAGCAACTGCTGGTGATTCTGCGCCCGGAAGCGAAGTAACCAGCAACCCTACTTCTAACCTTTTCAACATGCCTGATGTTACTACGGGAAGCTTGTCTGCTGTTGGGCACGATGAGTCGGCGACACCGACTGCTGTGACAAGTGGTGCTGATCAAACCACTGAAACCACCCCCACGCCGTCGTCAGGTTCCGATGCCAGCAGTGAGGCTGCTCCTGCTTCTACAGACAGCTCTACTGGCAGCGCAGGAGCTGATTCAACAAAGGACGACGCTTCAACTACTGCTAGTCCTAGTTCGGGCATGGAAGCGGGCTCAGCAACGTTTGAAGGCCAAGGCTCCGTTCAAGGCGGAGAAGTTGGTTCCGGTTCTATTGATGTCACACCAGCTCCACCTGCGTCTTCGGAAGGGACTACGCCAGCCGCTGGCCCTTCACCTTCCCTCACTGAAGAAAAAGCTACCGAACAAGATAGCAGCAGCGAATCAAGTGCCATGAAACCAGCAGAGGAAGGAGCCAGCGAAACAACGACCACGGCTGGATTAGCGGTGCCAGAGGCCGGATCAGCAACCACGGGAGTTGAATCAGTGACGCCATCATCAACCGAGgcggcagctgccggagaaagCCAACCAAGCACGCCAGCTCCAGCTGCAGAAGAACACCCTCTCGGTGACGAACCTCACCGCGACGAAGGCGCGGTCGAGAGTACTGAGGCTTCGAAGAAGGAAGATGAGCCAGCCACTGACGCTCCCGCCTTCACACCCGTTGACGAGCACCCACAGGGTGACGCTCCAGTTGTTCCCGAAGTCAAGACTGAAGAAAACGAAGCTGTGCCACCCAAGGACAGCACTGAATCCAGCGTGCCGCAGCGGGACGAGAAATCAAACGACGTCTCAGACAGCGCGAGCCACGATGACTCAACCACCCCAGCAGATCAAGGACCGACACCCGATGCTTTAGGAGCCGGCAGTGGAGCCGACAGCACATCATCTGCGGCGCCAAAGAGTGAGGACACCACCATGTCTGAAAACGTAGAACGCGAACAACATCCAGAAGGAGAATCAGATGCTACAACCGCACAGCCGCAGGAAACGCCTACGACTACGACTGAAGCCCCGCACCACGACGTGGACGATGACTCCGGCAGAACGCCAGTCACCGAGACGCCAATCGTGCCGGAGGAGGCGCACACAGTGTCACCAGACAACGAAGGCGAGAAACCAGAAGCCTCCACTGAGCCACCTCAGAACGATGCACCACCACACGATGAAGCCACTCCAGGTGACAGCGGTGCGCCACACGATGACGGAGCGGCTCCGGGTACCACTGTCCCAGTTGAAGGAGCGGGTGGTGGCGATTTACCGCCCGCTGATGCTGCTCCCACGACGCCAGAACCAGCTCCTGAACCAGCTCCACAACCTGCACCAGCGCCAAAGCCAAGTGGTGGCAATGGAGGCGGCGCTCATGGCCACGAGCACAAACCACACGTACACCACGATTACGGAGGAAGGGTTCCTCCCACGATTGAACAGCTTCTGGCACAGCTGAGCCCAGACACAAGGCGGCAGTACGAGCTGGACCACGGGATTGTTTCCAAGCCGTCCGGTGGAGAGCCACCAGCACACGGAGGCGATGAAGGTGCTCACGGTGCTTCACCAGGCGAGTCGGGGCACGAGCAGCCGCCGACATCAGAAGGACCGGCAGTCGACTCAGATGCTTCCGGTTCAGACAGCGATGTCCTGGGCGCGAGGCCTCCGAAGTCGGAAGACAACGGCGGCTCGAAGCCGGCCGACGGTGACCAGGCCACTCCGGCCTCGAACTCTGGTGACAACCAGCCAGAGGCCACGACGCCGGCGCCCGGTGACGCCAACGGAGCTGGGCACGGTGGTGATGATGCTTCCGGTTCTGGAGACGGAGTCCACGGCGCAGGTGGCGATGAGGATACGCAGACTAACGAGGTTACCGACGCTCCCAAGGCCACCGAATTCCCGACTCGTTACACGACCACACAGGCGCCTGCTCCTGCCGGCGGCGACGACCACCGCGATGACGCCACAACAGAAGCGGCGCCCTCAGCCGCCGCGGGAGCTGATGCGAGTGGCAGCTCCAACGGACACAAGGGCGAACCTTGCGGCGACGGCGCCGGTGTCAAATCCGAAGACGCCACCGCATCGAGGACGAACGATCCAATCGTCCAGCTGGTGAAGGCTGGCATTCCTGACTTGCACCTTGACGGTGCCGAGCCCCACAGGGACCGAAGGCGCTCTGGGCGGCGGGCTCACTGA